A window from Nocardioides mesophilus encodes these proteins:
- the clpS gene encoding ATP-dependent Clp protease adapter ClpS, whose protein sequence is MPVETERPDEALHVDRPWVTVVWNDPVNLMSYVTYVFENYFGYSRKKAEKLMLEVHHDGRSNVSSGSREEMERDVQAMHEYGLWATMEKAG, encoded by the coding sequence ATGCCCGTCGAGACCGAACGTCCCGACGAGGCCCTCCATGTCGATCGTCCCTGGGTGACGGTGGTCTGGAACGACCCCGTCAACCTGATGTCGTACGTGACCTACGTGTTCGAGAACTACTTCGGCTACTCCCGCAAGAAGGCCGAGAAGCTCATGCTCGAGGTGCACCACGACGGTCGGTCCAACGTGTCGAGCGGATCGCGCGAGGAGATGGAGCGCGACGTCCAGGCGATGCACGAGTACGGCCTCTGGGCCACGATGGAGAAGGCCGGATGA
- a CDS encoding nicotinate phosphoribosyltransferase yields the protein MLQAALAAGTADRRSVFELFARRLPEGRRYGVVAGVGRALDAIEAFSFDDEVLAHLAEHDVVDRATLDWLAGFRFTGDVWGYPEGEVYFPQSPLMVVESSFAEAVLLETVLLSILNHDSAIASAASRMTMAAGDRPCIEMGSRRTHEQAAVAAARAAYVAGFTTTSNLAAGHRYGIPTAGTSAHSFTLLHDTERDAFTAQVDSLGRGTTLLVDTYDVAEAVRTAVEVAGTDLGAVRLDSGDLGVLAHEVRAQLDGLGATKTRIIVTSDLDEHAIAALAAAPVDGYGVGTSLVTGSGHPTCGFVYKLVSREGADGAMVSVAKASTSKASVGGRKYALRRRNREGCAEAEVIGIGTPPEDDGDDRALLVPLVREGRVVGREPLAVARERHERVRAELPVKARQLSRGEPVIPTQLIGG from the coding sequence ATGCTGCAGGCGGCGCTCGCCGCCGGCACCGCGGACCGCCGGTCGGTCTTCGAGCTGTTCGCCCGGCGGCTCCCCGAGGGGCGGCGGTACGGCGTCGTGGCCGGCGTCGGTCGCGCCCTGGACGCCATCGAGGCGTTCAGCTTCGACGACGAGGTGCTGGCCCACCTGGCCGAGCACGACGTGGTCGACCGGGCCACGCTGGACTGGCTGGCCGGCTTCCGCTTCACCGGTGACGTCTGGGGCTACCCGGAGGGGGAGGTCTACTTCCCGCAGTCCCCGCTGATGGTGGTGGAGTCGAGCTTCGCCGAGGCGGTGCTCCTGGAGACCGTGCTGCTCTCGATCCTCAACCACGACTCGGCGATCGCCTCCGCGGCGTCCCGGATGACGATGGCGGCCGGCGACCGGCCGTGCATCGAGATGGGCTCCCGGCGTACCCACGAGCAGGCCGCGGTCGCGGCCGCCCGGGCGGCGTACGTCGCCGGCTTCACCACGACCTCGAACCTCGCGGCCGGTCACCGCTACGGCATCCCCACCGCGGGCACCAGCGCGCACAGCTTCACGCTGCTGCACGACACCGAGCGGGACGCGTTCACCGCGCAGGTCGACTCCCTCGGTCGCGGCACGACGCTGCTGGTGGACACCTACGACGTCGCCGAGGCGGTGCGGACCGCCGTCGAGGTGGCCGGGACCGACCTGGGCGCGGTGCGGCTGGACTCCGGGGACCTCGGCGTGCTCGCCCACGAGGTGCGGGCGCAGCTCGACGGGCTCGGCGCCACGAAGACCCGGATCATCGTCACCTCCGACCTCGACGAGCACGCGATCGCCGCGCTGGCCGCGGCCCCGGTCGACGGCTACGGCGTCGGCACCTCGCTGGTCACCGGCAGCGGTCACCCCACCTGCGGGTTCGTCTACAAGCTGGTCTCCCGCGAGGGCGCCGACGGCGCGATGGTCAGCGTGGCCAAGGCGAGCACCTCCAAGGCGTCGGTGGGCGGGCGCAAGTACGCCCTGCGGCGGCGCAACCGGGAGGGTTGCGCCGAGGCCGAGGTGATCGGGATCGGCACGCCGCCGGAGGACGACGGCGACGACCGGGCGCTGCTGGTGCCGCTGGTGCGCGAGGGCCGGGTCGTCGGCCGCGAGCCACTGGCGGTGGCCCGCGAGCGGCACGAGCGGGTGCGTGCGGAGCTTCCGGTCAAGGCCCGTCAGCTCTCCCGGGGCGAGCCGGTGATCCCCACCCAGCTGATCGGCGGCTGA
- a CDS encoding long-chain-fatty-acid--CoA ligase has product MTKPLPMVEMFAELAERRADHPALVGAARTVTYAGLVERANRVANALRDAGLGEDERVAYLDLNNPEFFELMLGAAKIGSAIAPLNFRLTPQEMGRIVADSEAKVLVVGAVFEAAVPLIEAEAPGLQRVVRVGEDYESWVAAAADTDPGRPSRPDDVVLQLYTSGTTGLPKGVMLTNDNCSALLDVAEHWDVDETSVSLVAMPLFHIGGSGWANVSLARGGTDVLVPMIDPAGLLDTIEQQRITNAFLVPAVLQMMCAVPGAEERDFSSLRSIAYGASPITSAVLARSLEVFKAPLFQVYGLTETTGAITELGSTDHDPGGPRQHLMRSAGKPYPWVEMKAVDPATGQECRAGQVGEIWIRSVQNSPGYWRKPGDTAAAFDAEGWLHTGDAGYFDDEGYLFLTDRIKDMIVTGAENVYPVEVESALSEHPDVADVAVIGVPDEKWGETVKAVVVRRPGSAITSEELLEWSRDRIAGFKRPRSVDFAEELPRNPSGKLLKRVLREPYWAASEQAAGRHIS; this is encoded by the coding sequence ATGACCAAGCCACTGCCGATGGTGGAGATGTTCGCCGAGCTCGCCGAGCGTCGGGCGGACCACCCTGCGCTGGTCGGGGCGGCCCGCACCGTCACCTACGCCGGCCTGGTGGAGCGGGCGAACCGGGTGGCCAACGCGTTGCGCGACGCCGGCCTCGGCGAGGACGAGCGGGTGGCCTACCTGGACCTGAACAACCCGGAGTTCTTCGAGCTGATGCTCGGCGCCGCCAAGATCGGCTCGGCCATCGCGCCGCTGAACTTCCGGCTGACCCCGCAGGAGATGGGCCGGATCGTCGCCGACTCCGAGGCGAAGGTGCTGGTGGTCGGCGCGGTGTTCGAGGCCGCCGTACCCCTCATCGAGGCCGAGGCGCCCGGCCTGCAGCGGGTGGTGCGGGTCGGCGAGGACTACGAGTCCTGGGTCGCGGCCGCCGCGGACACCGACCCGGGCCGCCCGAGCCGGCCCGACGACGTGGTGCTGCAGCTGTACACCTCCGGCACCACCGGCCTGCCCAAGGGCGTGATGCTGACCAACGACAACTGCTCGGCGCTGCTCGACGTCGCCGAGCACTGGGACGTCGACGAGACCTCGGTGTCCCTGGTCGCGATGCCGCTGTTCCACATCGGCGGCTCCGGCTGGGCCAACGTCTCCCTGGCCCGCGGCGGCACCGACGTGCTGGTGCCGATGATCGACCCGGCCGGCCTGCTCGACACGATCGAGCAGCAGCGGATCACCAACGCGTTCCTGGTGCCGGCGGTGCTGCAGATGATGTGCGCGGTGCCGGGCGCCGAGGAGCGGGACTTCTCCAGCCTGCGCTCGATCGCGTACGGCGCCTCGCCGATCACCAGCGCGGTGCTCGCCCGGTCGCTCGAGGTCTTCAAGGCGCCGCTGTTCCAGGTCTACGGGCTCACCGAGACCACCGGCGCGATCACCGAGCTGGGCTCGACCGACCACGACCCGGGCGGCCCGCGCCAGCACCTGATGCGCTCGGCCGGCAAGCCCTACCCCTGGGTGGAGATGAAGGCCGTGGACCCGGCGACCGGCCAGGAGTGCCGGGCCGGGCAGGTCGGCGAGATCTGGATCCGTTCGGTGCAGAACTCCCCCGGCTACTGGCGCAAGCCCGGCGACACCGCGGCCGCCTTCGACGCCGAGGGCTGGCTGCACACCGGGGACGCCGGCTACTTCGACGACGAGGGCTACCTGTTCCTCACCGACCGGATCAAGGACATGATCGTCACCGGGGCGGAGAACGTGTACCCCGTCGAGGTCGAGTCCGCCCTCTCCGAGCACCCCGACGTGGCCGACGTGGCGGTGATCGGCGTGCCCGACGAGAAGTGGGGCGAAACCGTGAAGGCCGTGGTGGTACGGCGGCCCGGCTCGGCGATCACCTCCGAGGAGCTGCTGGAGTGGTCGCGCGACCGGATCGCCGGCTTCAAGCGGCCCCGGTCGGTGGACTTCGCCGAGGAGCTGCCCCGCAACCCGTCCGGCAAGCTGCTCAAGCGGGTGCTGCGCGAGCCCTACTGGGCCGCGAGCGAGCAGGCCGCCGGGAGACACATCTCCTGA
- a CDS encoding PLP-dependent cysteine synthase family protein → MTRFDSLLDSVGGTPLVGLPRLSPSPDVRLWAKLEDQNPTGSIKDRAALRMVEQAEKEGLLRPGCTILEPTSGNTGISLAMAAKLRGYRLVCVMPENTSSERRQLLAMWGAEIVSSPAAGGSNEAVRVAKQLAEEHPDWVMLYQYGNPANAQAHYEGTAPEILADLPEVTHFVAGLGTTGTLMGVGRFFREHKPEVRIIAAEPRYGELVYGLRNLDEGFVPELYDATMIDARFSVGPRDAVRRVRELLETEGVFAGVSTGAILHAALAQAAKSVKAGERADIVFVVCDGGWKYLSTGAYEGTIDQAEDRLEGQLWA, encoded by the coding sequence ATGACCCGTTTCGACTCGCTCCTCGACTCCGTCGGCGGCACCCCGCTGGTGGGGCTGCCCCGGCTGTCGCCCTCGCCCGACGTGCGGCTGTGGGCGAAGCTCGAGGACCAGAACCCGACCGGCTCCATCAAGGACCGGGCGGCGTTGCGGATGGTCGAGCAGGCCGAGAAGGAGGGCCTGCTCCGGCCCGGCTGCACCATCTTGGAGCCGACCTCCGGCAACACCGGGATCTCGCTGGCGATGGCCGCGAAGCTGCGCGGCTACCGGCTGGTCTGCGTGATGCCGGAGAACACCTCCTCCGAGCGCCGGCAGCTGCTGGCGATGTGGGGCGCCGAGATCGTCTCCTCGCCGGCCGCGGGCGGCTCCAACGAGGCGGTCCGGGTGGCGAAGCAGCTGGCCGAGGAGCACCCCGACTGGGTGATGCTCTACCAGTACGGCAACCCCGCCAACGCGCAGGCGCACTACGAGGGCACCGCCCCGGAGATCCTCGCGGACCTGCCCGAGGTGACCCACTTCGTCGCCGGCCTCGGCACCACCGGGACCCTGATGGGGGTCGGCCGGTTCTTCCGCGAGCACAAGCCGGAGGTCCGGATCATCGCCGCGGAGCCGCGCTACGGCGAGCTCGTCTACGGGCTGCGCAACCTCGACGAGGGCTTCGTCCCGGAGCTCTACGACGCGACGATGATCGACGCCCGGTTCTCGGTCGGCCCGCGCGACGCCGTACGGCGGGTGCGCGAGCTGCTGGAGACCGAGGGGGTCTTCGCCGGCGTCTCGACCGGGGCGATCCTGCACGCCGCGCTCGCCCAGGCGGCGAAGTCGGTCAAGGCCGGGGAGCGCGCCGACATCGTCTTCGTGGTCTGCGACGGCGGCTGGAAGTATCTCTCCACCGGCGCCTACGAGGGCACCATCGACCAGGCGGAGGACCGCCTCGAGGGTCAGCTCTGGGCCTGA
- a CDS encoding bifunctional metallophosphatase/5'-nucleotidase, with the protein MTEHNLASEHHLASATEPGAATAAAATSRRTVLTGAAALAAVGFVPGAAAAAPRVRSPRHARVTVLGTTDLHGNVFNWDYFKNTEYDDSKHNDIGLAKIATLVKAIREDRGVSSTLMIDAGDTIQGTPLAYYYAKVDPINGGAGSPVHPMAAAMNEIGYDAAALGNHEFNYGIDVLRTWQSQLEFPLLAANALDAASGLPAFEPYVIKKVHVHGERPVKVGILGLTNPGIAIWDRANVEGRMTFPGLVEQAAKYVPEMKRRGADIVIVSAHSGSKPSSSYGDALPYPENASSQVAEQVPGIDAILVGHAHEEIPEKWVTNAKTGKQVLLTEPLKWGMRLAVLTIDVERTRTGWRLEKIGSQLLDANTVDEDRQVVKTLTDQHEKVVSYVNSVIGSCTTAMSAQRAVVEDVAAIDFVNYVQADAVRSALKGTADEALPVLSIAAPFNRDAAIPAGQVTVRDVAGLYIFDNTLLAVKVTGAQVRDYLEFSAQYFQQVDGSRSYAIDELIRATTATAPNGTPDYNYDIVAGLDKRLTYDIDVSRPAGDRIRNLRYEGADLDPAQEFALAINNYRQSGGGNYPHVKTAPVLYNRQAEIRQLLIDWVIAQQTIDPATFSTDDWQLVRGDGTPIQIS; encoded by the coding sequence TTGACCGAGCACAACCTCGCGTCCGAGCACCACCTCGCGTCCGCGACCGAGCCGGGCGCCGCCACCGCGGCCGCCGCCACCAGCCGCCGTACCGTCCTCACCGGAGCGGCGGCCCTCGCCGCCGTCGGGTTCGTCCCCGGCGCCGCCGCCGCGGCCCCGCGGGTCCGGAGCCCCCGTCACGCCCGGGTCACCGTGCTCGGCACGACCGACCTGCACGGCAACGTCTTCAACTGGGACTATTTCAAGAACACCGAGTACGACGACTCCAAGCACAACGACATCGGGCTGGCCAAGATCGCCACGCTGGTCAAGGCGATCCGCGAGGACCGCGGCGTCTCCAGCACCCTGATGATCGACGCCGGCGACACGATCCAGGGCACCCCGCTGGCCTACTACTACGCGAAGGTCGACCCGATCAACGGCGGCGCCGGCAGCCCGGTGCACCCGATGGCCGCGGCGATGAACGAGATCGGCTACGACGCCGCCGCCCTCGGCAACCACGAGTTCAACTACGGCATCGACGTGCTGCGCACCTGGCAGTCCCAGCTCGAGTTCCCCCTGCTGGCCGCCAACGCCCTCGACGCGGCGAGCGGCCTGCCCGCGTTCGAGCCCTACGTGATCAAGAAGGTGCACGTGCACGGCGAGCGGCCGGTGAAGGTCGGCATCCTCGGCCTGACCAACCCCGGCATCGCGATCTGGGACCGAGCCAACGTCGAGGGCCGGATGACCTTCCCCGGGCTCGTCGAGCAGGCCGCGAAGTACGTCCCCGAGATGAAGCGCCGGGGCGCCGACATCGTCATCGTCTCGGCGCACTCCGGGTCCAAGCCCAGCTCGTCGTACGGCGACGCGCTGCCCTACCCGGAGAACGCCTCGTCGCAGGTGGCCGAGCAGGTGCCAGGCATCGACGCCATCCTGGTGGGTCACGCCCACGAGGAGATCCCCGAGAAGTGGGTGACCAACGCCAAGACCGGCAAGCAGGTGCTGCTCACGGAGCCGCTGAAGTGGGGGATGCGCCTCGCGGTGCTCACCATCGACGTCGAGCGGACCCGCACCGGCTGGCGGCTGGAGAAGATCGGCAGCCAGCTGCTGGACGCCAACACCGTCGACGAGGACCGCCAGGTCGTCAAGACGCTGACCGACCAGCACGAGAAGGTCGTGTCCTACGTCAACTCCGTGATCGGCAGCTGCACGACGGCGATGTCGGCGCAGCGGGCGGTCGTCGAGGACGTCGCGGCGATCGACTTCGTCAACTACGTGCAGGCCGACGCGGTCCGCAGCGCCCTGAAGGGGACCGCCGACGAGGCGCTCCCGGTGCTCAGCATCGCCGCGCCGTTCAACCGCGACGCGGCCATCCCCGCCGGCCAGGTCACGGTGCGCGACGTGGCGGGGCTGTACATCTTCGACAACACGCTGCTCGCGGTGAAGGTCACCGGCGCGCAGGTGCGCGACTACCTGGAGTTCTCCGCGCAGTACTTCCAGCAGGTCGACGGCAGCCGGAGCTACGCCATCGACGAGCTGATCCGGGCCACCACTGCCACCGCCCCGAACGGCACGCCGGACTACAACTACGACATCGTCGCGGGCCTCGACAAGCGGCTCACCTACGACATCGACGTGTCCCGGCCGGCCGGTGACCGGATCCGGAACCTCCGCTACGAGGGCGCCGACCTCGACCCGGCCCAGGAGTTCGCCCTGGCGATCAACAACTACCGGCAGTCCGGCGGCGGCAACTACCCGCACGTCAAGACCGCCCCGGTGCTCTACAACCGGCAGGCGGAGATCCGGCAGCTGCTCATCGACTGGGTGATCGCGCAGCAGACGATCGACCCGGCCACCTTCTCCACCGACGACTGGCAGCTGGTGCGCGGCGACGGGACGCCGATCCAGATCAGCTGA
- a CDS encoding Mov34/MPN/PAD-1 family protein: protein MRTSQRRRVVAVRPPPTLDIVLTLSQDLYDAIVAHAKKDHPDEACGVVAGPEGTDRPVRFVPMVNAAASPTFYEFEPTDLLKLYREMDDRGEEPVVIYHSHTATEAYPSRTDIGLAQEPNAHYVLVSTREHGNSQGPVDFRSYRIVDGEVTEEPVEVVASGQSD from the coding sequence ATGCGGACGTCGCAGCGGCGCCGCGTGGTCGCCGTACGCCCGCCGCCTACCCTCGACATCGTGCTGACCCTGTCCCAGGACCTCTACGACGCGATCGTCGCGCACGCCAAGAAGGACCATCCCGACGAGGCCTGCGGCGTGGTCGCCGGGCCCGAGGGAACGGACCGGCCGGTCCGTTTCGTGCCGATGGTCAACGCGGCCGCCTCGCCGACCTTCTACGAGTTCGAGCCCACGGACCTGCTGAAGCTCTACCGCGAGATGGACGACCGCGGGGAGGAGCCGGTGGTGATCTACCACTCGCACACGGCCACCGAGGCCTACCCCTCCCGCACCGACATCGGGCTCGCCCAGGAGCCGAACGCGCACTATGTGCTGGTCAGCACACGCGAGCACGGGAATAGCCAGGGCCCCGTGGACTTTAGGTCCTACAGGATCGTCGACGGCGAGGTGACCGAGGAACCGGTCGAGGTCGTCGCCTCCGGGCAGTCGGACTGA
- a CDS encoding GyrI-like domain-containing protein has protein sequence MAVTYSIQFADLQPQDVAVVHGRVRSGALPEFLGGAFGEVARVMAEQGLLPIGPPFGRYRFDDDGSCQVEAGFPCAGIVTDAGRVRHGRLPGGRVAHTLHVGDYAAVGAAYQAAVDFIVANGHEPAGVAWERYLDGPDVASPRTEVFVPCRPVRPRGEPQA, from the coding sequence ATGGCCGTCACCTACTCCATCCAGTTCGCCGATCTGCAGCCGCAGGACGTGGCCGTGGTGCACGGCCGGGTCCGGTCCGGGGCTCTGCCCGAGTTCCTCGGCGGCGCCTTCGGGGAGGTCGCCCGGGTGATGGCCGAGCAGGGCCTGCTCCCGATCGGCCCGCCGTTCGGCCGGTACCGCTTCGACGACGACGGCAGCTGCCAGGTCGAGGCGGGCTTCCCCTGCGCCGGGATCGTCACCGACGCCGGCCGGGTCCGGCACGGGAGGCTGCCCGGCGGTCGGGTCGCGCACACGTTGCACGTCGGCGACTACGCCGCGGTGGGCGCGGCGTACCAGGCCGCCGTCGACTTCATCGTCGCCAACGGCCACGAGCCCGCCGGGGTTGCCTGGGAGCGCTACCTCGACGGGCCCGACGTGGCCTCGCCACGCACCGAGGTCTTCGTGCCCTGCCGCCCGGTCCGACCGCGCGGCGAGCCTCAGGCCTGA
- a CDS encoding ribose-phosphate diphosphokinase: MREIVVFSGSAHRALASAICDSLGVGLSSVELTRFSNDCLQVQLQANCRQRDVYIVQPLVPPTQEALMELLLMVDAAKGASASQITAVIPHYAYARSDKKDASRISIGGRLVADLLATAGVTRVITMTLHAPQVHGFFSVPVDHLTALGVLAEHFRGRDLADTVVVSPDLGNAKTATQFARLLGLPVAAGSKQRLADDRVVIDAVVGEVEGKHALILDDEIATGGSILELLDKLKELGCTGASVACTHGLFVGKAVSRLRDHPMIDEVVTTDTVPPADWPELKVRSVATLFAEAISRVHAGESISSMFDGVDPTLGPPQPRLPFSV; the protein is encoded by the coding sequence GTGCGCGAGATCGTCGTCTTCAGCGGGAGCGCGCACCGCGCGCTCGCGTCCGCCATCTGCGACTCGCTCGGGGTCGGCCTCTCGTCGGTGGAGCTGACCCGCTTCAGCAACGACTGTCTCCAGGTGCAGCTCCAGGCCAACTGCCGCCAGCGCGACGTCTACATCGTGCAGCCGCTCGTGCCGCCCACCCAGGAGGCGCTCATGGAGCTGCTGCTCATGGTGGACGCCGCCAAGGGCGCCTCGGCCTCCCAGATCACCGCCGTGATCCCGCACTACGCCTATGCGCGCTCGGACAAGAAGGACGCCTCCCGGATCTCGATCGGCGGCCGTCTCGTGGCCGACCTGCTGGCCACCGCCGGCGTGACCCGGGTGATCACGATGACGTTGCACGCGCCCCAGGTGCACGGCTTCTTCTCCGTCCCGGTCGATCACCTGACCGCGCTCGGGGTGCTCGCGGAGCACTTCCGCGGCCGCGACCTCGCCGACACCGTCGTGGTCTCCCCGGACCTCGGCAACGCCAAGACCGCCACCCAGTTCGCCCGCCTGCTCGGCCTGCCGGTCGCGGCCGGCAGCAAGCAGCGGCTGGCCGACGACCGGGTGGTCATCGACGCCGTCGTCGGCGAGGTGGAGGGCAAGCACGCGCTGATCCTCGACGACGAGATCGCCACCGGCGGCTCGATCCTGGAGCTGCTGGACAAGCTGAAGGAGCTCGGCTGCACCGGCGCCTCGGTGGCCTGCACCCACGGCCTGTTCGTCGGCAAGGCGGTCTCGCGGCTGCGCGACCACCCGATGATCGACGAGGTGGTCACCACCGACACCGTCCCGCCCGCCGACTGGCCGGAGCTGAAGGTCCGCTCGGTGGCGACCCTGTTCGCGGAAGCGATCAGCCGGGTGCACGCGGGCGAGTCGATCAGCAGCATGTTCGACGGCGTCGACCCGACCCTCGGCCCACCGCAGCCCCGGCTGCCGTTCTCGGTGTGA
- a CDS encoding isochorismatase family protein gives MKRALIVVDVQNDFCEGGSVGVRGGAEVAFRIGELLHHWTLKDPKAPPYDLVVATRDHHVDPRDHFSDRPDFEHTWPAHCVVGTDGEAFHPNLDPQPFDAVFLKGEHAAAYSGFEGRCSDGSGLADWLRSHEVTQVDVCGLPTDHCVRATALDAVREGFETRVLKSLCAGVAAQTTNAALTEMTSAGVHLV, from the coding sequence ATGAAGCGCGCGCTGATCGTCGTCGACGTCCAGAACGACTTCTGCGAGGGCGGCAGCGTCGGGGTCCGCGGCGGCGCCGAGGTGGCCTTCCGGATCGGCGAACTGCTGCACCACTGGACGCTCAAGGACCCCAAGGCCCCGCCCTACGACCTGGTGGTGGCGACCCGCGACCACCACGTCGACCCCCGCGACCACTTCAGCGACCGGCCGGACTTCGAGCACACCTGGCCGGCGCACTGCGTGGTCGGCACCGACGGCGAGGCGTTCCACCCGAACCTGGACCCGCAGCCGTTCGACGCGGTCTTCCTGAAGGGCGAGCACGCCGCGGCCTACTCCGGCTTCGAGGGACGGTGCTCCGACGGCAGCGGGCTCGCCGACTGGCTGCGCTCCCACGAGGTGACCCAGGTCGACGTGTGCGGGCTGCCGACCGACCACTGCGTGCGAGCGACCGCGCTCGACGCCGTACGCGAGGGCTTCGAGACCCGTGTCCTGAAGTCCCTGTGCGCCGGTGTGGCGGCACAGACCACGAACGCCGCGCTGACCGAGATGACCTCGGCCGGCGTGCACCTCGTCTGA
- a CDS encoding lysophospholipid acyltransferase family protein — protein MRTNLPGSPMFYKVMHAVIAPLSRAIWRPIVEGAGNVPLTGPVIVASNHLSFADSMVIPIVAPRQVVFLAKEDYFTGTGLRGAAMRGWFRGLGMIPVDRDDTRAAIASLDIALEILGRGEAFGIYPEGTRSRDGRLYRGRTGVAHLALTSGAPVVPVGLVGTQNLQPVGSRLPRLARVTVRFGEPLHFADRYDGVPLGRARREVTEQVMAAIQALSGQEPAGVYNERSTQA, from the coding sequence GTGAGGACGAACTTGCCGGGCTCCCCGATGTTCTACAAGGTCATGCACGCGGTGATCGCGCCGCTGTCGCGGGCGATCTGGCGCCCGATCGTCGAGGGTGCCGGGAACGTCCCGCTCACCGGCCCGGTGATCGTGGCCAGCAACCACCTCTCGTTCGCGGACTCGATGGTGATCCCGATCGTCGCGCCCCGCCAGGTGGTCTTCCTCGCCAAGGAGGACTACTTCACCGGCACCGGCCTGCGCGGCGCGGCGATGCGGGGCTGGTTCCGGGGGCTCGGGATGATCCCGGTCGACCGCGACGACACCCGGGCCGCGATCGCCTCGCTCGACATCGCCCTGGAGATCCTCGGCAGGGGAGAGGCCTTCGGGATCTACCCCGAGGGCACCCGCTCGCGCGACGGCCGGCTCTACCGCGGCCGCACCGGGGTCGCCCACCTGGCGCTGACCTCCGGTGCGCCGGTGGTGCCGGTCGGTCTGGTCGGCACCCAGAACCTCCAGCCCGTCGGCTCCCGGCTGCCCCGGCTGGCCCGGGTCACGGTCCGGTTCGGCGAGCCGCTCCACTTCGCCGACCGCTACGACGGCGTACCCCTGGGACGTGCCCGCCGAGAGGTGACCGAGCAGGTGATGGCCGCGATCCAGGCGCTCTCCGGCCAGGAGCCGGCCGGGGTCTACAACGAGCGGAGCACTCAGGCCTGA
- a CDS encoding MoaD family protein, which produces MAVEVRIPTILRTYTGGEKAVAAEGATLSELIESLESNHPGIKDRLIDGTDLRRFVNVYVNDEDVRFTGGLGTSLGDGDQVVVLPAVAGGSGTAVDPAAAVAGPRESLLA; this is translated from the coding sequence ATGGCAGTCGAGGTCCGCATCCCGACCATCCTGCGCACCTACACCGGCGGCGAGAAGGCAGTCGCCGCCGAGGGTGCCACGCTGTCCGAGCTCATCGAGAGCCTCGAGAGCAACCACCCCGGCATCAAGGACCGGCTGATCGACGGCACCGACCTGCGCCGCTTCGTGAACGTCTACGTCAACGACGAGGACGTCCGGTTCACCGGGGGCCTCGGCACCTCGCTCGGTGACGGCGACCAGGTCGTCGTGCTGCCCGCCGTCGCCGGCGGCAGCGGCACCGCCGTGGACCCGGCGGCCGCCGTCGCCGGACCCCGGGAGTCACTGCTCGCATGA
- a CDS encoding DUF2017 domain-containing protein → MSSGFEQRRGGGAVATFTGFEADLLRSLASQMVELLRNEVAAPTEASDPLERMLDFSGPTTAPDDPVLARLFPTAYPDDEEAAGEFRRFTEGGLRDAKAGAAVQIIDALEEAGLPPELEEDGLHIDVELDLPAATTWLKAFTDIRLALATRLGIEEDDEDYWLSLPDDDPRSHVHDIYEWVGYLQETLVLALSS, encoded by the coding sequence ATGAGCAGCGGGTTCGAGCAGCGCCGTGGTGGCGGTGCGGTGGCCACGTTCACCGGCTTCGAGGCCGATCTGCTGCGCTCGCTGGCCTCGCAGATGGTGGAGCTGCTACGCAACGAGGTCGCCGCGCCCACCGAGGCCAGCGACCCGCTCGAGCGGATGCTCGACTTCTCCGGCCCGACCACCGCCCCGGACGACCCGGTGCTCGCGCGGCTGTTCCCGACGGCCTACCCCGACGACGAGGAGGCCGCCGGCGAGTTCCGGCGCTTCACCGAGGGTGGCCTCCGCGACGCCAAGGCGGGCGCCGCGGTCCAGATCATCGACGCCCTCGAGGAGGCCGGGCTGCCGCCCGAGCTCGAGGAGGACGGCCTGCACATCGACGTCGAGCTCGACCTGCCGGCCGCCACGACCTGGCTCAAGGCGTTCACCGACATCCGGCTGGCCCTCGCCACCCGGCTGGGCATCGAGGAGGACGACGAGGACTACTGGCTCTCGCTGCCCGACGACGACCCGCGCTCGCACGTGCACGACATCTACGAGTGGGTCGGCTACCTGCAGGAGACGCTGGTCCTCGCGCTGTCGTCATGA